A region from the Wolbachia endosymbiont (group A) of Rhinocyllus conicus genome encodes:
- the rimM gene encoding ribosome maturation factor RimM (Essential for efficient processing of 16S rRNA) yields MNDNLVCLGMITSPHGIKGAVKLKTFTEKPENISLYGELISGDENYKIDLVSVIGDNLVIATISGVNSRNEAELLRNKKLYIERSKLPKLNDENEFYQSDLVDMEVRLESNELYGNVKSIYNFGSGDILEILVISTKKRIMLSFTKEMFPHINMKERYMVLNMPEFID; encoded by the coding sequence ATGAACGACAATCTGGTATGCCTCGGAATGATTACTTCTCCTCACGGAATTAAAGGAGCTGTTAAATTAAAAACTTTTACCGAAAAACCTGAAAATATCTCCTTATATGGTGAGCTAATAAGTGGTGATGAGAATTATAAAATAGACTTAGTATCCGTCATAGGTGATAATCTAGTAATAGCTACAATCAGCGGAGTAAATTCCCGTAATGAAGCAGAGCTTTTAAGGAATAAGAAGCTGTATATAGAAAGAAGCAAGCTACCGAAGCTAAATGATGAGAATGAATTTTATCAAAGTGACCTTGTAGATATGGAAGTAAGGCTGGAAAGTAATGAATTATATGGCAATGTAAAATCTATATATAATTTCGGCTCAGGGGATATATTAGAAATTTTAGTTATCAGCACAAAAAAACGCATTATGCTGTCTTTTACCAAAGAAATGTTTCCGCACATAAACATGAAGGAGAGGTATATGGTGCTCAATATGCCAGAATTTATTGACTAA
- a CDS encoding SURF1 family protein, with the protein MLKKTVFILIIPCSLLFLLGLWQIFRLNWKNNIIKSMSLPVVHLLPNDDLAKFNYRHVKIDGILSDIELYVFAGQHGYHVLSPMLLTTGRYMLVNKGIVREKKEKKVKIEKVVADGTLYCDSNKSKNWFIKNDTASNTWFTLSTEEISNKLGIKLEKCILWPNNFGSKVAIQPMKHLEYAITWFALSLTWLIMCVIYHKQNLNKT; encoded by the coding sequence GTGTTAAAAAAAACAGTATTTATTTTAATTATACCTTGCTCACTTCTTTTTTTATTAGGGTTATGGCAAATATTCAGATTGAACTGGAAGAATAATATTATTAAAAGTATGAGTCTTCCTGTTGTTCATCTGTTGCCCAATGATGATCTTGCGAAATTTAACTACAGACATGTCAAGATTGATGGGATTCTAAGTGACATAGAACTATATGTTTTTGCAGGGCAACACGGCTATCACGTGCTGTCTCCTATGTTGCTCACCACTGGACGTTACATGTTGGTGAATAAAGGAATAGTCAGAGAAAAAAAGGAGAAAAAAGTAAAAATTGAAAAAGTAGTTGCAGATGGAACTTTATATTGCGATAGCAATAAAAGCAAAAATTGGTTTATCAAGAACGATACTGCTTCGAATACATGGTTTACCCTGAGTACAGAAGAAATTTCCAATAAGTTAGGTATTAAGCTAGAGAAGTGTATATTGTGGCCGAACAATTTTGGCAGCAAAGTAGCTATACAGCCAATGAAGCATTTGGAATATGCAATCACTTGGTTTGCACTTTCCTTAACTTGGTTGATTATGTGCGTAATTTACCATAAGCAAAATCTCAATAAAACTTGA
- a CDS encoding lipase family protein — protein sequence MINFAMVGYYVSDCGCKNNEFVKLKKGGYKTPAQLEKEGYKVVQFHGIISDQEVRHTGYVFIRGKEVTIAYRGTCNSYDFKRDVEIPLIRQYELLPKGGKIHLGFYSVFENSWESLYGILKGYANDQGLEIRDLKINLTGHSMGGAVANIAALCLSVTEDAKDLHIATFGAPRVFNRNAAKVCNELFGRKTIRVVDRSDSIPSLPPNFMGYKHVGKQLKIGRHSVPALHDHKLEVYHDLILKIKPKNFKSDNNTSATCYILSRTAREVYDVLTVPSCLIPSTHSSSDKQYFERVKDQHKNASFSEIINRYSELSNRNDKFLDRDRRNGIMGDIRASIKKPRGNYNKEGVMTKFKEQSEKSVSLGGGLPNIDNLTNSKGGSTINLREQNKRDETGFAKSFENWVNSGEIFDIGSPNNLEEGEKTVVERVEYFNKYLNNPKPSKYLLWVSIRSI from the coding sequence ATGATCAACTTCGCTATGGTAGGCTATTATGTTAGTGATTGTGGTTGTAAAAACAATGAGTTTGTTAAGCTAAAGAAAGGAGGATATAAAACTCCTGCTCAACTTGAGAAAGAGGGTTACAAAGTTGTTCAATTTCATGGCATTATTTCTGACCAAGAAGTTCGACATACTGGTTATGTTTTCATAAGGGGTAAGGAAGTAACTATAGCATACCGCGGTACTTGTAATTCTTATGACTTCAAGAGAGATGTTGAAATACCTTTAATTCGTCAATATGAACTTCTGCCCAAAGGTGGTAAAATTCACCTAGGCTTCTACTCCGTATTTGAAAATTCCTGGGAGAGCCTTTACGGGATATTAAAAGGATATGCTAACGATCAAGGATTAGAAATCAGAGATTTAAAAATTAATCTTACAGGTCACAGCATGGGAGGTGCTGTCGCTAACATAGCTGCTCTATGTTTAAGTGTAACAGAGGATGCAAAAGATTTGCATATTGCAACTTTTGGTGCACCAAGGGTTTTTAACCGTAATGCTGCTAAAGTCTGTAATGAGCTCTTCGGAAGAAAGACTATTAGAGTAGTTGATCGATCAGATTCCATACCTTCATTACCACCTAATTTTATGGGCTATAAACATGTAGGCAAACAATTAAAAATAGGAAGACATTCCGTGCCGGCGCTACATGACCACAAATTGGAAGTTTATCATGATCTTATTTTAAAAATAAAGCCAAAAAATTTTAAGTCGGATAATAATACATCTGCAACATGCTACATCCTTTCCCGAACTGCTAGGGAAGTGTATGATGTACTAACTGTACCCAGTTGTCTTATTCCAAGCACCCATTCAAGTAGCGATAAACAATATTTTGAACGAGTGAAAGATCAACATAAGAATGCTTCATTCTCTGAAATAATTAATAGATATTCTGAGCTCAGCAATAGAAATGATAAATTTCTTGACAGAGATAGAAGAAATGGTATTATGGGTGACATAAGGGCTTCAATAAAGAAGCCCAGAGGCAATTATAATAAGGAGGGTGTAATGACCAAATTTAAAGAACAAAGTGAAAAGTCAGTCAGTTTGGGAGGAGGACTTCCTAATATTGACAATTTGACTAATTCTAAAGGAGGATCGACGATCAATTTGAGGGAACAAAACAAAAGGGATGAGACTGGTTTTGCAAAATCGTTTGAAAACTGGGTCAATTCGGGGGAAATTTTTGATATTGGCAGTCCGAATAATCTTGAAGAAGGTGAAAAGACTGTGGTTGAACGTGTAGAATATTTTAACAAGTATTTGAACAATCCTAAACCTAGTAAGTACCTACTATGGGTGTCAATCAGGTCCATTTAA
- a CDS encoding inositol monophosphatase family protein, translated as MSISSPRINVMLDSVRSASRQLMRDFNELQISNVKSADFINKTYSKSKQTIYDCLHDYKRDYGFISEDDTDQEIKDNGYTWFIMPIEGRENFSSCMVYFAVSVCLIHKNKVVAAVIDAPALRETFWAEEKKGAFLEDFRSRHIKMRVKSREGGLIDVSGNLLNKLLPGNSNVRSIGSTILGFAYLAAGRHSGIIYSGINKYKALLGRLFLQESGGRLTEDNGLIIAGDIKL; from the coding sequence ATGTCCATCTCATCACCACGAATTAATGTGATGCTTGATTCTGTGCGTAGTGCTTCCAGGCAGCTTATGCGCGATTTTAATGAATTGCAAATTTCTAATGTTAAATCAGCAGACTTCATTAATAAAACTTATTCAAAATCCAAGCAAACCATATACGATTGCTTGCACGACTACAAACGAGACTATGGGTTTATTTCCGAAGATGATACTGACCAAGAAATAAAAGATAACGGTTACACTTGGTTTATTATGCCTATAGAGGGCAGGGAGAACTTTTCTAGTTGCATGGTTTATTTTGCAGTATCAGTCTGTCTCATTCATAAAAATAAAGTTGTGGCAGCTGTAATTGATGCTCCGGCTCTTAGAGAAACTTTTTGGGCAGAAGAAAAGAAAGGTGCTTTTCTTGAGGATTTTAGATCTCGTCATATAAAAATGCGGGTGAAAAGCCGTGAAGGGGGTCTAATAGATGTAAGTGGTAATTTATTAAATAAATTGCTGCCTGGCAATAGTAATGTACGCTCCATCGGTTCAACAATTTTAGGCTTTGCGTACCTTGCAGCAGGAAGGCACAGTGGAATAATTTACTCTGGAATTAACAAATATAAAGCCTTGCTCGGTAGACTTTTTCTGCAAGAAAGCGGTGGAAGGCTAACGGAAGACAACGGGCTAATCATTGCTGGAGATATAAAACTATAG
- the hemA gene encoding 5-aminolevulinate synthase has translation MVNYEEIFLNKIKDIKDEGRYREFTHFASLPGRLPHIMDYERNREVIVWCSNNYLGMSQNEKVIAAIQNSSIGAGGTRNISGTTKEVVELEKSLACLHKKEAALTFACGYLANQTTLSTLSSIIPNVVIFSDEKNHSSMIEGIKSGKRPKHIFKHNDVDHLEQLLKSVDTKTPKIIALESVYSMDGDIAPLEAICDLADQHNAITYLDEVHAVGMYGSHGGGIAEREGLMDRITVIQGTLSKAFGVMGGYIASSKSLVDVIRSSAPGFIFTTAMSPVLAAAAKASVEHLKSSNIEREKQKQVVEKVKNSLRNTGINFIPTETHIIPIIIGDPELSKGASKLLFDEHGIYVQHINYPTVPRGTERFRITPTPYHTDEMIEHLTESLIKVFEKLSISVACLCYS, from the coding sequence TTGGTAAACTACGAAGAAATATTCTTAAACAAAATCAAAGATATAAAAGATGAGGGGCGCTACCGTGAATTTACGCACTTTGCGTCATTGCCAGGTAGGCTCCCCCACATTATGGACTATGAAAGAAATAGGGAAGTAATAGTCTGGTGCAGTAATAACTATTTAGGAATGTCACAAAATGAGAAAGTTATTGCCGCTATTCAAAATTCATCAATTGGTGCGGGGGGAACAAGAAATATATCTGGTACAACAAAAGAGGTTGTCGAACTGGAAAAATCCTTAGCTTGTTTGCATAAAAAAGAGGCTGCTTTAACTTTTGCTTGTGGCTACCTTGCTAACCAGACAACACTTAGCACTTTATCGTCTATTATCCCAAATGTAGTAATTTTTTCAGACGAGAAGAACCATTCTTCAATGATAGAAGGCATAAAATCAGGAAAAAGACCAAAACATATATTTAAACACAATGATGTTGATCACTTAGAGCAGTTGTTAAAGTCCGTAGACACAAAAACACCAAAGATAATAGCACTTGAATCCGTATATTCAATGGATGGCGATATAGCGCCGCTTGAAGCGATATGCGATCTTGCAGATCAACATAATGCAATCACCTATTTGGACGAGGTGCACGCAGTTGGCATGTATGGTTCACATGGTGGCGGAATTGCAGAAAGAGAAGGCCTGATGGATAGAATAACCGTCATTCAAGGTACACTATCGAAGGCTTTTGGAGTGATGGGTGGGTATATAGCGTCTTCAAAGAGCTTGGTAGATGTAATAAGAAGTTCCGCTCCAGGATTTATTTTCACCACTGCTATGTCGCCTGTTTTAGCAGCGGCAGCAAAGGCAAGCGTTGAACACCTCAAATCGAGCAACATTGAAAGGGAAAAGCAAAAGCAAGTCGTTGAAAAAGTAAAAAACTCACTGAGAAATACAGGAATTAACTTCATTCCAACAGAAACTCATATAATTCCAATAATAATTGGCGACCCAGAGTTATCCAAAGGAGCATCAAAATTATTATTTGATGAGCATGGAATATACGTTCAACATATAAATTATCCAACAGTGCCAAGAGGAACTGAGCGTTTCCGTATTACCCCTACACCTTATCATACTGATGAAATGATAGAACATTTAACAGAATCTCTTATAAAAGTTTTTGAGAAGTTGTCTATCTCTGTAGCCTGTTTATGCTATAGCTAG
- the efp gene encoding elongation factor P produces the protein MAERANDIRPGQVLEHNGGLFLVVGIMHTQPGKGGAYIQAEMKNIKTGAKHYERFRSDATIRRAILDEEEYVYLFTEGNIVNLMHPSNYEQITINLDLLGEKKIYLQDNMKIKVVTYQDKIISAHVPDYVTLAVKETESVIKGQTATASYKPAILENGMRVNVPQFIKEEDKIVVYTPDDSYYERVKE, from the coding sequence ATGGCAGAAAGAGCTAACGATATCAGACCAGGTCAGGTGTTGGAACATAACGGCGGATTATTTTTGGTTGTAGGTATTATGCATACTCAACCTGGTAAAGGTGGTGCATACATACAAGCCGAAATGAAAAACATTAAAACCGGAGCAAAACACTATGAAAGATTTCGCTCTGATGCAACAATCAGAAGAGCAATTTTAGATGAAGAGGAGTATGTTTACCTTTTCACTGAAGGAAACATTGTAAATCTTATGCATCCAAGTAATTACGAGCAAATCACTATAAATTTGGACTTATTGGGAGAAAAAAAGATTTATTTGCAAGATAATATGAAAATTAAAGTAGTAACTTATCAAGACAAAATAATTTCTGCGCATGTACCTGATTATGTTACACTTGCTGTGAAAGAAACAGAGTCTGTTATTAAAGGACAAACTGCTACTGCTTCTTATAAGCCTGCAATTTTAGAAAACGGAATGCGCGTTAACGTGCCTCAGTTTATAAAAGAAGAGGATAAAATTGTAGTATATACTCCAGATGACAGCTATTATGAAAGAGTGAAAGAGTAA
- the htpG gene encoding molecular chaperone HtpG — MHNVQETENLKFDAEVGKVLNIVIHSLYTNKDIFLRELISNASDACDKLRYESQSNSNLLDSSDELKITISSNKDKNELYITDNGIGMNRQDLIDNLGTIASSGTQKFLDAIKNSKDSSQAVELIGKFGVGFYSSFMVASEVIVESRKAGEEESWVWKSKGDGEYSISKLDNQISRGTKITLIMRPEENEFLDKFRVENIVTTYSDHINFPVEFINEEGKSEKLNSKAAIWTKPKNDVTQEEHNDFFRSVAHVGGEPWMILHNKNEGAIEYTNLLYVPSIKPFDLFHPDRRCSVKLYVNKVFITEDNVQIIPQYLRFLKGIVDSPDLPLNISRETLQNNRVVEQIRKSLTKRAISELGKKAKENLEEYTKFWTNFGAVLKEGLCEAMPTDEREALLSICRFHSTGDEKLVSIDDYISRMKPEQEHIYYLTGNSLDSVKNSPQLEGFVSKGLEVLLFVDPVDDFWTSVIHEYKDQKFKSVTRADVDLEKFSSEEDKKDEENKQDEEKTEENTDSILQYFTKVLGNSVKSVKISKKLTDSPVCLAVDEGAMDLRMERFLREQKQLNYRTPKVLEINTKHPVIKSIMKSHAENGENPTLEDMIHLLFYQACIVEGEEMDDVSLFAKRVNNLLGKIVV, encoded by the coding sequence ATGCATAACGTACAAGAAACTGAAAATTTAAAATTTGACGCTGAAGTAGGGAAAGTACTGAATATAGTGATTCATTCACTTTATACTAATAAGGACATTTTTCTGCGTGAGTTAATATCAAATGCATCGGATGCATGTGATAAATTGCGCTATGAATCTCAATCTAATTCAAATTTGCTAGATTCAAGTGATGAGTTAAAAATCACTATTAGCTCCAATAAAGATAAGAACGAGCTATATATCACTGATAATGGCATCGGAATGAACAGACAAGATTTAATAGATAACCTTGGTACAATTGCAAGCTCTGGTACGCAAAAGTTCTTAGATGCGATTAAAAATAGCAAGGATTCAAGCCAAGCTGTGGAGCTGATTGGGAAGTTTGGTGTTGGTTTTTACTCAAGCTTTATGGTTGCATCAGAAGTAATAGTAGAATCAAGAAAAGCTGGAGAGGAGGAGTCTTGGGTCTGGAAATCCAAGGGAGATGGAGAGTATTCGATAAGTAAACTAGATAATCAAATTTCTCGTGGAACTAAAATTACACTCATTATGCGTCCTGAAGAGAATGAGTTTTTAGATAAATTTCGTGTTGAAAACATTGTCACTACTTACTCTGATCACATAAATTTTCCTGTTGAATTCATAAATGAAGAAGGAAAAAGTGAAAAGTTAAACAGTAAGGCTGCAATTTGGACTAAGCCAAAAAATGATGTTACTCAAGAGGAACACAATGATTTTTTCCGCAGTGTTGCTCACGTTGGCGGGGAGCCTTGGATGATATTGCATAATAAAAATGAAGGTGCAATAGAATATACAAATTTGCTTTATGTTCCTTCCATTAAACCTTTTGATTTATTTCATCCAGATAGACGTTGCTCTGTTAAGTTATATGTAAACAAGGTATTTATTACTGAAGATAACGTACAGATCATACCACAATACTTGCGTTTTCTGAAAGGTATTGTTGATTCACCGGACTTGCCTCTTAACATCAGCAGAGAAACGCTGCAGAATAATCGTGTTGTTGAGCAAATCAGAAAATCCTTAACTAAACGCGCGATATCAGAGCTTGGTAAAAAGGCAAAAGAGAATTTAGAGGAATATACAAAATTCTGGACCAATTTTGGTGCAGTATTAAAAGAGGGTCTTTGTGAAGCTATGCCAACTGATGAGAGAGAGGCACTGCTCTCGATTTGCAGATTTCATAGCACTGGTGATGAGAAATTAGTCAGCATTGATGACTATATAAGCAGAATGAAGCCTGAGCAGGAGCATATCTATTATCTCACCGGAAATAGCCTCGATTCAGTGAAAAACAGTCCGCAACTTGAGGGATTCGTCAGTAAAGGACTAGAAGTGCTCCTATTTGTTGATCCAGTTGATGATTTCTGGACTAGCGTGATTCATGAATATAAAGATCAAAAATTTAAGTCTGTGACCCGCGCTGATGTTGATTTGGAAAAATTCTCTTCAGAAGAAGATAAAAAAGATGAGGAAAATAAGCAAGATGAAGAAAAGACTGAAGAAAATACGGACTCTATACTGCAATATTTCACCAAGGTTCTTGGCAATTCAGTGAAAAGCGTGAAAATCTCAAAAAAACTGACTGACAGCCCTGTATGTCTAGCAGTTGATGAAGGTGCTATGGATCTTCGCATGGAGCGTTTTTTGCGTGAACAAAAGCAGCTAAATTACCGCACGCCAAAGGTACTGGAAATTAACACTAAGCATCCTGTAATAAAAAGCATAATGAAATCTCACGCTGAAAATGGTGAAAACCCAACATTGGAAGACATGATTCATTTATTATTTTACCAAGCTTGTATAGTGGAAGGTGAAGAGATGGATGATGTAAGTCTGTTTGCTAAGAGAGTTAATAATTTGCTTGGCAAGATTGTTGTCTAA
- a CDS encoding RDD family protein, which produces MTAVTEIASIIRRFCAYLIDVAILLIPTLLIILLLEDSPLILHLSYMCVNCSYFTYFISSKAQATPGQQLMNICTINLDNSKIDLNLAFDRSTSQFFLPLLNSVVVVLTEFLQDQEVLVNVLSALKVIIMLLTLCWYLVACFSKKKQTYHDMLFNTVVIKGTIK; this is translated from the coding sequence ATGACCGCTGTTACAGAGATTGCCAGTATAATAAGACGCTTTTGCGCATATTTAATAGATGTAGCAATTTTATTAATTCCAACTTTATTAATTATACTGCTATTAGAGGATTCTCCGTTGATCTTACATCTATCATACATGTGTGTAAATTGTAGTTACTTCACATATTTTATATCTTCAAAGGCCCAAGCAACTCCAGGTCAACAGTTAATGAATATATGTACTATCAATTTAGATAATTCTAAAATAGACTTGAATTTAGCGTTTGACAGAAGCACTTCCCAGTTTTTTCTTCCTTTGTTAAACAGTGTAGTAGTTGTCCTTACTGAATTTTTGCAAGATCAGGAGGTATTAGTGAATGTCTTGAGTGCATTGAAAGTAATTATAATGCTGCTCACTCTCTGCTGGTATCTAGTTGCTTGTTTTTCTAAAAAGAAACAGACATACCACGACATGCTATTTAATACGGTTGTTATCAAAGGAACTATTAAATGA
- a CDS encoding aspartate aminotransferase family protein has protein sequence MTISPILPVYSPVNINFSYGKGIYLYDIDGKRYVDFHSGIAVSSLGHTNSRLISALKLQGEELWHISNTYNIPAANNFAEKLINNSFADTVFFSNSGSEAVECGLKIARVYQNGKGNKNRHRILTFHGAFHGRTFLTCATNDKQKFSELLNPYIDWCDNIEPNIESIKKAISNDIGVILIEPIQGQGGIKVMNEAFMKELRKLCDENDILLFFDCIQCGAGRTGKLFAYEHIGVEPDICALAKGIGGGFPLGACLATERAAKYMAVGMHGSTFGGNPLATSIGNVVLEELLSPGFLKNVEIRGKYLKNKLEDLASKFPIIEEVRGKGLMLGIKVKANNKKFAEELSHRGLLTVGVTSDNVVRILPPLIITEKEIDEGIEILRQYLSEKSSD, from the coding sequence ATGACAATTTCTCCTATTTTGCCAGTTTATTCTCCTGTTAACATAAATTTTTCTTATGGTAAAGGTATTTACTTGTATGATATTGACGGTAAGCGCTACGTAGATTTTCACTCTGGAATAGCCGTTAGTAGCTTAGGTCACACCAATTCGCGATTAATTAGTGCTCTAAAATTGCAAGGAGAAGAATTATGGCATATATCAAATACCTATAATATACCTGCTGCCAATAATTTTGCAGAAAAATTAATAAACAACAGTTTCGCTGACACTGTATTTTTCTCAAATTCTGGATCAGAGGCAGTAGAATGTGGGCTTAAGATTGCTAGGGTCTATCAAAACGGAAAAGGCAATAAAAACCGTCACAGAATTTTAACATTCCATGGTGCATTTCATGGAAGAACCTTTTTAACTTGTGCTACAAACGATAAACAGAAATTTTCTGAATTACTAAATCCCTACATTGATTGGTGTGATAACATCGAGCCCAATATTGAGAGCATAAAGAAAGCAATTTCTAATGACATAGGTGTTATATTAATAGAACCAATACAAGGGCAAGGTGGTATCAAAGTAATGAATGAAGCCTTTATGAAAGAACTAAGAAAGCTGTGTGATGAAAATGACATATTGTTATTTTTTGATTGCATACAATGCGGTGCTGGTAGAACAGGAAAATTATTCGCATACGAACATATAGGAGTGGAACCTGATATATGTGCTCTTGCAAAGGGAATAGGTGGCGGGTTTCCGCTAGGGGCTTGTCTTGCGACTGAAAGGGCTGCTAAGTATATGGCGGTCGGTATGCACGGTTCCACTTTTGGTGGCAATCCGCTTGCAACTTCAATAGGCAATGTTGTGCTTGAAGAATTGCTAAGTCCTGGCTTTTTGAAAAATGTTGAAATTAGAGGTAAGTATTTAAAAAATAAATTAGAAGACTTAGCAAGTAAATTTCCAATAATAGAAGAAGTGAGAGGGAAAGGGTTAATGCTTGGAATAAAGGTGAAAGCAAACAATAAAAAGTTTGCAGAAGAGTTAAGTCATCGTGGTTTACTCACTGTTGGAGTAACATCAGATAACGTTGTGAGAATTCTACCTCCACTAATTATCACTGAAAAAGAGATTGATGAAGGAATTGAGATTCTTAGACAATACTTATCTGAAAAATCTTCTGATTAA
- the bfr gene encoding bacterioferritin, producing MNEEIVKCLNKLLTNELTSVRQYLLHFAVLKNNGINRLAEKVKNELNEELEHANKLAERILLLKGVPNFQDTNEISKYDGKFAKDTIQKILEANLKLEGKGIKDIKETISIAEKEKDFVSVMLLEEMLKNEEEHFHWIEKQIDLIELMGVENYLRTQI from the coding sequence ATGAATGAAGAGATAGTAAAATGTTTGAATAAATTATTGACCAATGAGCTGACTTCTGTACGCCAGTATCTTTTGCATTTTGCGGTTCTCAAAAACAATGGAATTAATAGACTTGCAGAAAAGGTAAAAAATGAGCTTAACGAAGAACTTGAACATGCAAACAAGTTGGCAGAAAGGATTTTATTGCTTAAAGGCGTACCAAATTTTCAAGATACAAATGAAATATCAAAGTATGATGGAAAGTTTGCAAAAGACACAATACAGAAAATCTTAGAGGCTAATTTAAAATTAGAGGGAAAAGGTATTAAGGATATCAAAGAAACGATTTCTATCGCTGAGAAAGAAAAAGATTTTGTTAGTGTAATGTTATTAGAAGAGATGTTAAAAAATGAAGAAGAGCACTTCCATTGGATTGAGAAACAGATTGACCTTATTGAACTAATGGGTGTTGAAAACTATTTAAGAACACAAATATAG
- a CDS encoding HAD family hydrolase translates to MKDSPLAVVFDWDNTLVDTQDNIFNAIKHTINSMGYSNKAADRNSHESRKSYMVNLFGDQWKKANQIYQQYLDDALLQNIALNQGVEKMLQTLKSHNIYLAIVSNKKNTNLREEVTYFKLDSYFERVVGSCDTAEDKPSATPLLFALEESTLPINRENVFFVGDSITDVLCAQNANCLPIIYGQSISGYEDLLCFQHFDKLTDFIIKYLEDR, encoded by the coding sequence ATGAAAGATAGCCCATTAGCAGTAGTATTCGATTGGGATAATACCTTAGTTGACACTCAAGATAACATTTTTAATGCTATTAAGCATACCATAAACTCAATGGGGTATAGTAATAAAGCTGCTGATAGAAATTCCCATGAGTCGAGAAAGAGCTATATGGTCAATTTATTTGGCGATCAGTGGAAAAAAGCGAACCAGATATATCAACAATATTTAGACGATGCACTATTGCAAAACATTGCTCTGAATCAAGGAGTAGAGAAAATGTTGCAGACACTGAAAAGCCACAATATTTATCTAGCAATAGTAAGTAATAAGAAAAATACTAATTTACGTGAAGAAGTTACCTATTTTAAACTGGATTCTTACTTTGAAAGAGTGGTTGGGTCATGCGATACCGCGGAAGATAAACCATCTGCAACCCCACTGCTATTTGCACTAGAAGAGAGTACGTTGCCTATAAATAGAGAAAATGTGTTTTTCGTTGGTGATAGCATCACAGATGTTCTGTGTGCACAAAATGCCAATTGTTTACCTATTATATACGGTCAATCAATAAGCGGTTATGAAGATTTGTTATGTTTTCAACATTTTGATAAGCTTACAGATTTCATAATAAAATATTTGGAAGATAGGTAA